The sequence below is a genomic window from Maylandia zebra isolate NMK-2024a linkage group LG18, Mzebra_GT3a, whole genome shotgun sequence.
cgtattgtggatggattatctcagttgttctcctgactgacgtttggtccgtttacagcatcctgccatgcgattgcatttgtctctaaccatgaagaaccttcacgttaacttttataagtggaaaagtgttagtgttcgtcctccagcttcactgtttatgttatgctaacatagctgtgtcgctagcgatcacgtagcacatcattatataccagctagcccaacttcagtaaccctacaaacgtcactgctgtttagtttcctgtcttcatttatgttggaagtgatagcagagctgtacgtttgatttttttcagaaatctctcagtcagaacatgcaatatcatgcttaggtaactagcgagctaacttccgctagcttcctgctaacttctaactccgttaaatgtaataacttttgttttcatggatgcctggaagttaaactttatagttacacctggtaaagcagcaatgctgatcgttttattaaagatgaaagaatttagacagtttttaactctaagtgatgctgcagtgttgtttgacctgaagaatacggagtttaggacccagattactcccagatttaagagcatcttagtccgacaaatatgacaataacaacggccgcttgcatgttctgcaaaaaaatgtgctttgttgtgtatctgacggacaaacaccaaaccagttccacatcacggaagttgcaccatttttacaaaccaattctggttcatctgtttcactcaacaatcggccatgtgcgtatgaaaacaaaggcactgcgcatgcgcgttttactcccattctatcgcgatatttcattttcctatcgttgcctaacattataccggtattaccgtgaacggtataatatggcccagccctacctgAAACATACAATGTTATCAAATGACATGTTTTGTCTAGTTAGAGAAAACCTTGAAATTAGTCTGAGGCTTGGATGGGTTGAAACAAGTAGAAAACCCAGTTTGCATCAGTCTTAGTCTTGAAAGTTTAGTGTTTATACAAAAGTATCTAAAATTCTACAAAAGCAGGCCTGCCATTTTCCATGCATATAAAAAccttttatatatttaagtCAGTGGTGTGAAAAGATGctgaatgttaaaaatgttcaaattaaTGGCCCTGGCTGGTGAAAGTGAATTTGCCTTTTTACTCTTCAATAACCATCTAGCCCATCTATTGTGCTTAATTGGCATCTCAAGATGAAAGTGAATTGGTGTAATTAAATCTGAAGTGAGggtttcattttaaagctgAAACTGCAAATACTTTGATCTACACATTTTGTTCTGCAGGTATAAGTTCAGTTAGCATAGatgttttaatttgattttggCGGATGCGCCTGCATAAATGCTGCTGGCTGTGAGGTCTCAGGCAAAATAAATGTGGTTATTTGAACGTCTGAGATGAGACTCCTTGGCTTTAAACAAACTACAAGAATGCAAAAAATTCGCTTCAGATTCTGTTGTTAATGAActcaaaatgactttttttgtattcattttctttgtgaagctgTGGTGCATTTGTGGCCCTCCTGAGAGCCCAGAATTAGATCAGTAAGATCAAGCTAGGGTgtcaactagggctgccacgatttgtcgactagtcacgattacgtcgactatcaaaatcgtcgacgactgatttaatagtcgacgcgtcgtttgaaactttgtacgatcacaaaagacgcaggaataagtggcaggatttaagagtgtaataacggactgaaacagaagatggcagcattgcatgtacaaggatgtcagctaccgttaaaccccgaagaagaagaagaagaagcagctgtgtcccagaattcatagcgcggcccagcgcagtttccaacaatggcggcagctagttagttttaatgttactcttattattctttctgggtcacaaaataaacgtttaacatattttcaggcgagaaaatatgttaaactgtgtaaacctcaaatatctgctcagtttatcaggacaccacatattttcaaaagcgctccgacgttttcggagacatctgttacccactagctcgttagcgagccgggggctaggctcactagcgccgtgagaacaccggactccccgcaaatcgttttcaaacccaccgctgtctttcgctactcaggttaaatatatatgagtcacttagataacttaaaatgttattgtttggctttttttttttttttagtattttatttgttcctgagtaaatcagtttgtctgagattaaagttatagtttttacacagctgaataaacgtcaagcagacagctgattatcagaagtgtgagatgctggagaatatactccggtgtcctgttatattttagatagcaaggagtttattaaactttaccgaaacaatctgcagatttcattaaaatttaataaactatcatcttgtctttatttttagttagcacagaccttaaacacttaaagctgtaagctaatgatagttatataagagcagatgctgctggtgcaataagctgtagttttatgtctaatggatgatgatctgattagtcgactaatcgcaaaaataatcggtgactagtcgactatcaaaataatcgtttgtggcagccctagtgtcaACCATGTGGCTTAGCCTGCTAAAGGATTCAGTCCAGACCACTTCAAGGCTTACCAGCAACATCAATAATCGTTTTTCCAGTAACATCCCTGGTAAGATGATGTTTGAATTGCTACATACTTACCTGGGAAGTTACTTttcgtgtgtgtctgtctgtctggtgACTCAAACAGGCTAACAATAAACAGACTTCCATGTTTCAATGCAGCTAGCCAAACAAGGAAGAACCACTTTCTGCTGTTCTGTAATGGCACAAGATTGTGCTTAACATGTTTAAAAACCTTTAAGCATTTCTTAAAAGCTTTACAGACAATGTTAAATCAGTGTCTGTTTTTAGGAGCAGGGATCCATGGTGTAACTTAGACTTTATACATGCAGTGTTTCATGTCCACTTTAAGTGGTACACGGGTATCTTTCTGCTTTGGCTCTCAATTGGTCAGGGCGTTGCTTCGATGCAGGTTTTCGAAGCAGTTTTATGGCCGCCTCGGATTAAAAATGGTTTACTGTCATAAACGCACATTTTGGACAAAAGCAATGTTTATGGTTACTTAAGGTCATTGGTTGATGCCTGCATCCTGTACATCAGGGCGGTTCAGATGCCACATGGCTTTAGGGTTGCATCCTCGTAGTGCTTTCTGAATGGAAACTGCTTCGGTGATACTGATGTTTAAATGGCATATAACAGATTGGCCTAAAAATTTGAGGTGGGAAAAGGGAGCAGTAGGCGTAACGCACTGTGTCAACACTCTACAACAAACACCCAGATAATCTTTACTGTTCATTGGTTCCACTCGGTCTCCAGACAGCCCTTCCTTCCAGTTGTCTGAAATGGCAAATCTGGTGTAATTAAGCCTGATAATCATCCAGTGCATCCCCAGCCTTCATGTCCAACAGCTGCTGAACACTCATTTATTCTCGTTAACGCTTTAATTTTGGATTATATATTTTATGCAGCAGGTGTTTTGTTGCTGCTTGGGCCATAATAATAATTGGTTATATTCCCCTGtacaaaactcttttttttcagcATTAGAATAAACAGTAAGAATTGTTTGGAATCCAAACAGATGCTGAACCAAATGAGTGGAATGAGTCCATGTTACCTGCATCTTGTCTGTATGTTTTAGTGAGACCAAAGCAAGCTTGTGTGAACTTGTCCAGAAACAATCTAAATGCTTTGTATCGTTCCTTgtagttaaataaaaataaacgtatttatttatttgtcgcCTCCCTCATGCAGCTTTCAGCTTGGACACAGAGCAGCCGGATTACGACCTGGACTCAGATGATGAGGCCTTTGTCAACAAGCTGAAAAAGAAGATGGAGATCAGCTACCTGCAGTTTGAGGAAATGATTGACCGGCTGGAGAAAGGCAGTGGACAGCAGGTTAGAagtgtaaaaaatgttttgcagaCAAATTCATCAGGTTTGTTCCAAAGTGAGATTCACCGATTAAAGAACTTTTTAAGACTGCATTAGTTACTAACACTGACTTGAAGCCACTGATGGCAGGCAGTGTCAGATTTGTCACCCTCACTGCTCTCTAACGTGATTGTATTTATCTCCTTTGTTGCCCTCGCAGGCTGTGAGTCTTCCTGAGGCCAAACTGCTGCTGAAAGAGGATGATGAGCTCATTAAAGAGGTCTTTGACTACTGGAGCCGCAAGAGGAAAAACAGCAAAGCCAACTCCCTCATCCCCACCGTCAAGCAGGAGAAACGGGACGGCTCAAGCACCAGTGACCCTTACGTGGCCTTCCGACGACGCACTGAGAAGATGCAAACTAGGAAGGTTGGTGCTCTCAATTACTGTTGCTAATTTTTAGTTCTGCATTTCTGCAGTCCTATACAATCAGTGTTGCTTTTGgggattgtttttatttcttatcCCTGTTTATTGTAAATTTCGCTTCACATCTTAGAACCGTAAAAACGACGAGGCCTCGTACGAGAAGATGCTGAAGCTTCGCAGAGATCTCAGCCGAGCCGTCACAATCCTGGAAATGATcaagaggagggagaagagcAAGCGAGAGCTACTGCACCTCACACTGGAGATTTTTGAGAAGAGGTAAGCCAGTCTCGAAGTTGCACCCACAGGACGTTGCTACATAAGTTAAAGCACCTTGATAGCAGATTCTTATTCACTTgttactacttttttttttttttttttttttttttttttttgtggactTGTGCCAAATTAAACGACTTTGAAATGCCTCACCTTTAGATTTATGGAGTTATCCTCTCCTTTTCATCCAGAAATGTCATGTCAGACTTTGGTGGTGAGGTTATGGCAGAAGTTCTGGCTGAAAGGGCACTGGTGAGACCACAAATCATCCCCCTGGTCCCACTCACCAACCAGTACCGACACCAGGACCATATGGACCTCAAGGACTACAAGTCCAAGGTGAGCCCGTAGGAAAAAATTTGTCTTACAAAAAAgacaaagggggaaaaaaaacatctgatgaATTAGTTAAAGTTGCTTATATCCAGAATTGAAGGGTCAGTGGCATTGTTGCAAGTCGTGTTTTTAAACCACTGACCTGCTTAAAATGCAACCAAGAAGGAAAATGAAAATGGTGGTATGAAAAGTTAATATAATGAGTCTTTTAAGAGGAACACTGCGCAAGATAAAAGGCTGCCCTTGGGCTGCGGTCTCTAAAGGGTGTACTTTAAAGTGCCTCTGCAGTGTCATTAAGTTTGGCCGCTCTCCCTCTTGTAGCCTGAGAAGACAGAAGTTCCCCGGCAGAAAAGGAAGTATGAGAAGAAGCCGAAGGTGCTGCCACCATCATCAGGCACACCCCACCATACAGGTCCGGTTGTCTTCAACGCCAAGGACCTAAACCAGTACGACTTCCCCAGCTCGGATGATGAGCCCTTTTCCCAGGTACCTGCACGCTTAAGCAAATGCGTTCATTCATGTAAAGCCAAGCATGTTACGCAGATCAAGCTTGGGACTTTTTCCTCAGAGGAATTCTttacacaacattttttttccctgtagTTTGACTTTTTGCATGGTGCCACTGGGTTATTTCCAGTTTGCATGGTTTTgaaatagtattattattattattttttttttttttttacaaagtggCAGCAGCTGTTATGCTGCGATAAGGTTCATTAGCTACAAAGCCAAAAGAACAGGTAAGGTTTTTACACAGCAGGAAGAATTGGGGGGGGGCACCTGTCTGTATtaagcttttattttcttttttttcttttttttctttttcttcctctacCTGAAAACTGATCAGATACcagaaaatatgtttttctggCTGCATATTGTTTGGTGCTTAATAGAAAAAATCGATAGGGAGTTGTGTAGGTACAGAACCCAAAGGATGCTAAAGAGGGCTATGATTTAAATCAAAGATTTATATACTTGAAAATTATTTTTAGGATCTAAACTCAAACTGAAAGATTTGAATCACTGCCAGGCAATTGCTTCACTGTAGAACCTGCAGGGTCActgggggctggagcctattgcTGCTGTCATAGGCACAGCCAGACTCATTTTATAATCATTGAAAGGGGAGGAAAAAATATCAGGGTAAACCTGCATAAAAGCTGTTTCAGTACTCAGTTCAGCTTGAGTGAATCTgggctttaatttaaaaaacagaagtcCTTAGGGAATAAAACTCAAAAGGATTCTCATTGGCTGCCTGCAGTTCCCTCTGTTTCCAGATCAGTGTCTCTCACCTGGTCCATTTTGGGTAGTGTGTGACAGTTTGCAGCcagttttgtctttttgctTGCCCTTTGGCTACTGTGTAGGCCTCCTGAGGGAGTGGAGGTGTGCTGCCGCCTGGGCCCTCATCATACACGTCTGCACTCGCAGACATGCTGTGACAGAGAAAGTCAAACTCCAAGTCGGGTCCTTGCTTTGTACTAGATGACCTCGTTCTCCTCCacctttattttttccatttgtttttcattttaaagtttgaggAAGTACTCTGTGAAAAGATGTTACATTTTGCCCCAATCTATTGAGTTTGGGGCAAAATGAGACTACAGAAATAATCCTCCACTCTCAGAAAATTGATTTattcactgtttaaaaaaaactgttttgtttttttgttttgttttggggtttttttgaatAGTGTAAAAAGACATCATCTGTCTTCTGTTGCTTAATTATGAAGTACAACACATACTGGAAACTGTTCCCTCTTGTCTGTGCAGCCACTTGGCTGTGCACTACGGCCTCTTCTTGTCTCCACTACCGCTGCTAAACTCTGCCCTTTGTCTTCAACAATCTTCTCAAAATTGCCAAaccatgttttatttaaaaaaaaaaaaaaaaaaaaaaaaaaaattaaaaaggcttCTGGCTTCAGTACTATAACTTCTGCTCTTCAGCTGACCTTacgctgacctctgacatctCTCATCCACAGCTGCACTCAGGCTCATCAGAAGCAGAGGAGGAGAACGACCCAGATGGTGCCTATGCCTTTCGCAGGAAGGCAGGCTGCCAGTACTATGCTGTAAGGAACATTACCTTTTGTTCCTTAGAATACCTTAGTTGTCTGTAAGGAATAATGAAAATTAGTATTACATGTTTAAGGAAACCCTTACTATGTTGTAAACATAACTTGAACAATGCTATCCAGTACTGAAGTCAATACATTGGGGCATGTAGTTCACTGATGAGATTGCAGATTGATTCTAAACTGCACAGGTCAGATGTATTGAACCCAGAGACCTGCAAGAATGAGTGGAAAAGGTGAACTTAAGTGTCCTGTCTGTCTTCGTAGGCTCGTCAAGATCGGGTGGGTAGCTGGCCGTGGTGTGGACAATGGGAGGGTGGTTTGGCAGAAGCTCGCTTTCGCTACAGTCTCACCACAGTCACCATGCCACGACGATGCCTGGGCATGGCTCGACGGCGCGTGGGACGAGGCGGCAGGTGAGTTCACTTACTGCAAAGTGCTGGCATTTGAATCCAGCTTTACATTCTGTGCTCGTCTGTCTCATCTGTGTAGATATCTACAAAGCAAAATCAGCTAAACTTATCACTTTTAGTTGTTAAAcccttttctccctctttttctctcagGGTGTTGCTGGACAGAGCATACACAGACTTTGACAACATTTTCCATGGACTGGATCCAGACATGCTTGACCTGCCTGTTCCtcaatctcctcctcctcctccttctcctacTCCTGCAACTACTTCACGCGCACCGGCCACCGACAAGTTTGCCAGTACCTCAGAAACAAATACCTCGGAAAGAAGTTCCTCCTTCAGTTCCTCTCTTTCCCCATCCTCCCCCACTTCCACGGACCTCAGTCAGATACTGTTGAATATAAAGTCGTGCCGATGGAGGCACTTTAGACCACGGACACTACCACTACATGAGCTGGACAATGCCCACCCTCTATTCAGGAGGCTGAGCCGAAGCCTGAAGCGCCCACTCTCGGCCTCCACCACCGGAGGGCAACCCTTTGGCTCCCAACGTCCAGGGAGGGTTGTCCCTGCACCCACACCCGTTGCTGGTAGGTGGCTTATCTGACTGTAGACAGACACTGTTGTGTTCTCTTTGGGCTGTGTTGGTTTCATAACTTATACCCATGGAGACGGTAAGATACCAGCTAGTTAGTGTTAGATATTGTTAGCTATATAGTGGTTTGTTTGTAATTGGCAGTTTTTCATCAGGCAGTATAAAGATGGCTCTCGGTCTGGAAAGTAAAGCAAAGGTGACATGTCCTTTTAATCCCTCTGTGGTTTCAAGAATTCCACTTGTATAAAACTCTCAGCTGCTCGAGCTCAGGATGCAATTTTTCtcccatatttttatttattgtggcGGGTTTTGCTGTCAGGGCTGGGCTAGGTATATGTTAGGGCGAAAAGGAAGCAAAGCCAGACTTAATAAGGTCTGCACAAACTAAATGGTAGTCCTCAGTAGTTTTGGCATGTCAGTGCTTGAACTAGCTCTCATCCTATTGCATTTTCAGGATAGCATGGTCCTCAAGTTGAGAGCGGAACAAAGACTGTCTTCCAATTTGCAATCCAAAGCAATGGAGTTGGGAGTAGGCCAGCAGGAAGGTTCTCGTTACTAATGACTAAACATTTAAAGTAAGAGCACTTTCAGTGGTATGACAGTCATGGATGCCGTTCGCTTGGAGAGTTTGAAAAAGTAACGGTGACAAAGTGAGTCGCCAGCTGGCTTGTTCAGGACACATGTCCAAGTGTGGTTGATTTTTAATCGAATGTTTGCAGCTTTTAATTTCCTAGATTTTCATCAGAATTCCTTGTTTTGTGGCTGTGCTAAAATAGCAAGAATTcctatatattttatttttttgtttatttagaaCAGCTGTTGCTTTGGGGGTAACATTGTATGAATACAATCTACCTTTCATTCCTTAAGGTGTCAGTTAAAGCAGGATTTCATAAATGAATTCATGACATGCATGGATTTGACGAAGAGACGAAATGCCACAGGTCCCCGgtggttttactgtgagggcagTCAGGCGGCGGGTGTCTTAATATTGCTGCAACTTGTTTTGATGTGCATGAAAAAACAAGCTGCTTATTGATTTTTCCAGAAAAGGTTCAGTGAGAACCTGAAAGACTGATATAATTAACATGGATCTTTCAAGAAACTCTACTAATATGTATTGTGTATGAGCAAATGTGACAGCTGCACTTGTTGTTTAAGTAGTTGATTTTTGATTAAATTACACGGTGTTGGAGttcaagaaataaaaatgacacgTGCTCCAGATGGAGGTAATGCCACAGGACGAGCTGTGACTTGGAGATGTACGCAGATTGTGGATCTTATGAAACTGAGAAGTGAAAAGCACACAGGGAATGGATACATCAATAATGCACTGATGCACATAATGCCTTTAAAACATGAGATGAGAACTTTTCAGTTCAAACACTAATGAAGAAGAACTTATGGCCATGTTATCTACAGCTAAAAAACTTTGATTCAAATACTAGGGTGGATGAAATATCCACAAAAACATGTTCAGGTTTTCTTTGGCTCTACAACACCTAAAATGTCAGATATGACTGGTTTCATGAAGGAGTTTGACATTGACTCAGGCTttctatttcagaaactgcacgTTTGCTTAGAGGCATATTTTACTCTTCACCTTAAAACGGAATGATTTCCCCTGGTGTATTTAATTTGCAATGCCAATCCTATTGATGCCATTAATATCTAACTTAATCAGTTTAAATCTATTAATCAGCTGTCCTGTAGCCGTAGATATGGATATCACTTCAGATTAAATACTGACTTgagtttttccactaaaaacATCCTATAAATAGACTAATTTGATCCAATGCAAATGGGCTTGGCAGCTAATTAGGACCAAGTATGAAAACGCATTCATGCATTTATTGGGTGCACATTTTATGCTGTTGTGCCTGGCAGGGCTTTATTTGCTGGCGTTCATGACATATGGCTCAACTGATACTTTTGTTTCTGTAGGGATTTAGCCTGGTTGAGACAGCCACCTGTGACATTAAGAACTCCGTCTCTAAACTTGTTAACTGTATAATCTTGCTTTGTAGTAAACCTCAGTTTTCAGGCAGGAAATCTGAGAATATATTTTCTGGAGTACCCTAAGTTTACCTGAATATGGCCAAAGCGATTTCTTTTCCTACCACATATACTCAAAACTGAAAGAATCAAAGCTGGAATGTTTTATTGTAGTACAAAAGCCACCTGGAGAGTAAATGGATGTACTCATTACCAAACATTGGTCTGAC
It includes:
- the LOC101466848 gene encoding enhancer of polycomb homolog 1 isoform X1, producing MSKLSFRARALDASKPLPVFRCEDLPDLHEYASINRAVPQMPTGMEKEEESEHHLQRAISAQQVYGEKRDNMVIPVPEAESNITYYDSLYPGDFKMPKQLIHIQPFSLDTEQPDYDLDSDDEAFVNKLKKKMEISYLQFEEMIDRLEKGSGQQAVSLPEAKLLLKEDDELIKEVFDYWSRKRKNSKANSLIPTVKQEKRDGSSTSDPYVAFRRRTEKMQTRKNRKNDEASYEKMLKLRRDLSRAVTILEMIKRREKSKRELLHLTLEIFEKRNVMSDFGGEVMAEVLAERALVRPQIIPLVPLTNQYRHQDHMDLKDYKSKPEKTEVPRQKRKYEKKPKVLPPSSGTPHHTGPVVFNAKDLNQYDFPSSDDEPFSQLHSGSSEAEEENDPDGAYAFRRKAGCQYYAARQDRVGSWPWCGQWEGGLAEARFRYSLTTVTMPRRCLGMARRRVGRGGRVLLDRAYTDFDNIFHGLDPDMLDLPVPQSPPPPPSPTPATTSRAPATDKFASTSETNTSERSSSFSSSLSPSSPTSTDLSQILLNIKSCRWRHFRPRTLPLHELDNAHPLFRRLSRSLKRPLSASTTGGQPFGSQRPGRVVPAPTPVAAFTVEQYQQHQEQLSLMHKQQLEQVQQQQANSATTANSTQQTLTNTLDQASAQFAASALVTADQLLALKTKEELGPGVNGVLSPSGVYKGLHLSSTASPSPATPAPPTATTTPASLHPCTTTTSSTSATSNNNGTTHPANTTTTNTTTQVLLGNNNNLRLSVPATKRIPTSRTLSTTMSTSALKLAHAAAANCQKPKVTTASASPLDIVPRENHEQDKPALNSLTDNTVAMEVT
- the LOC101466848 gene encoding enhancer of polycomb homolog 1 isoform X3 — protein: MVIPVPEAESNITYYDSLYPGDFKMPKQLIHIQPFSLDTEQPDYDLDSDDEAFVNKLKKKMEISYLQFEEMIDRLEKGSGQQAVSLPEAKLLLKEDDELIKEVFDYWSRKRKNSKANSLIPTVKQEKRDGSSTSDPYVAFRRRTEKMQTRKNRKNDEASYEKMLKLRRDLSRAVTILEMIKRREKSKRELLHLTLEIFEKRNVMSDFGGEVMAEVLAERALVRPQIIPLVPLTNQYRHQDHMDLKDYKSKPEKTEVPRQKRKYEKKPKVLPPSSGTPHHTGPVVFNAKDLNQYDFPSSDDEPFSQLHSGSSEAEEENDPDGAYAFRRKAGCQYYAARQDRVGSWPWCGQWEGGLAEARFRYSLTTVTMPRRCLGMARRRVGRGGRVLLDRAYTDFDNIFHGLDPDMLDLPVPQSPPPPPSPTPATTSRAPATDKFASTSETNTSERSSSFSSSLSPSSPTSTDLSQILLNIKSCRWRHFRPRTLPLHELDNAHPLFRRLSRSLKRPLSASTTGGQPFGSQRPGRVVPAPTPVAAFTVEQYQQHQEQLSLMHKQQLEQVQQQQANSATTANSTQQTLTNTLDQASAQFAASALVTADQLLALKTKEELGPGVNGVLSPSGVYKGLHLSSTASPSPATPAPPTATTTPASLHPCTTTTSSTSATSNNNGTTHPANTTTTNTTTQVLLGNNNNLRLSVPATKRIPTSRTLSTTMSTSALKLAHAAAANCQKPKVTTASASPLDIVPRENHEQDKPALNSLTDNTVAMEVT
- the LOC101466848 gene encoding enhancer of polycomb homolog 1 isoform X2 codes for the protein MSKLSFRARALDASKPLPVFRCEDLPDLHEYASINRAVPQMPTGMEKEEESEHHLQRAISAQQVYGEKRDNMVIPVPEAESNITYYDSLYPGDFKMPKQLIHIQPFSLDTEQPDYDLDSDDEAFVNKLKKKMEISYLQFEEMIDRLEKGSGQQAVSLPEAKLLLKEDDELIKEVFDYWSRKRKNSKANSLIPTVKQEKRDGSSTSDPYVAFRRRTEKMQTRKNRKNDEASYEKMLKLRRDLSRAVTILEMIKRREKSKRELLHLTLEIFEKRNVMSDFGGEVMAEVLAERALVRPQIIPLVPLTNQYRHQDHMDLKDYKSKPEKTEVPRQKRKYEKKPKVLPPSSGTPHHTGPVVFNAKDLNQYDFPSSDDEPFSQLHSGSSEAEEENDPDGAYAFRRKAGCQYYAARQDRVGSWPWCGQWEGGLAEARFRYSLTTVTMPRRCLGMARRRVGRGGRVLLDRAYTDFDNIFHGLDPDMLDLPVPQSPPPPPSPTPATTSRAPATDKFASTSETNTSERSSSFSSSLSPSSPTSTDLSQILLNIKSCRWRHFRPRTLPLHELDNAHPLFRRLSRSLKRPLSASTTGGQPFGSQRPGRVVPAPTPVAAFTVEQYQQHQEQLSLMHKQQLEQVQQQQANSATTANSTQTLTNTLDQASAQFAASALVTADQLLALKTKEELGPGVNGVLSPSGVYKGLHLSSTASPSPATPAPPTATTTPASLHPCTTTTSSTSATSNNNGTTHPANTTTTNTTTQVLLGNNNNLRLSVPATKRIPTSRTLSTTMSTSALKLAHAAAANCQKPKVTTASASPLDIVPRENHEQDKPALNSLTDNTVAMEVT